From the genome of Streptomyces sp. NBC_01260, one region includes:
- a CDS encoding NUDIX domain-containing protein, which produces MGPKSAKVYAAIRARLASGELAPGDKLPSERAMVEELGIGRTALRQVLAKLVAEGAIEVRGRSSYLIPGSASVSRPEERAPWKVHGTRTLYDNRWVKLELWDVEPPGVERFEHHVVKLQHVAISVVLDDQDRVLLLWRYRFVPQQWGWELPGGIVDPGESAHETAVREVEEETGWRPTNLDHAVTYQPMVGMVDSPHEIFVGRGAEHVGEPTDAEEAGHVEWVPLADVPRLMAQGDLMGSGTLVGLLHVLANRSGLPTTPA; this is translated from the coding sequence ATGGGTCCCAAGTCAGCAAAGGTCTACGCGGCAATCCGTGCACGACTCGCATCCGGCGAGCTGGCGCCCGGTGACAAGCTGCCCTCCGAGCGTGCCATGGTGGAAGAACTCGGCATTGGCCGCACAGCCCTGCGGCAGGTACTCGCCAAGCTCGTAGCCGAGGGGGCAATCGAGGTTCGAGGTCGCAGCTCGTACCTGATCCCCGGAAGCGCCAGCGTCTCCCGCCCCGAGGAACGTGCGCCGTGGAAGGTTCACGGCACACGGACCCTCTACGACAATCGCTGGGTCAAGCTCGAACTCTGGGATGTCGAACCCCCTGGAGTTGAGCGGTTCGAGCACCACGTAGTGAAGCTTCAACACGTCGCGATCTCCGTCGTGCTAGATGATCAGGACCGCGTGCTCCTGCTTTGGCGATATCGATTCGTTCCTCAGCAGTGGGGTTGGGAACTTCCCGGAGGAATCGTGGATCCCGGCGAGAGCGCCCACGAAACGGCAGTCCGCGAAGTTGAGGAAGAGACAGGGTGGCGGCCGACCAATCTGGACCATGCGGTCACCTATCAGCCCATGGTTGGGATGGTCGACTCGCCTCACGAAATCTTCGTGGGTAGGGGCGCCGAGCACGTGGGAGAGCCCACGGATGCGGAGGAGGCCGGCCACGTCGAGTGGGTCCCCCTGGCTGACGTGCCGCGCCTGATGGCTCAGGGGGATCTGATGGGTTCCGGGACTCTGGTCGGCCTGCTGCACGTGCTGGCGAACCGGAGCGGGCTCCCTACAACTCCTGCGTGA
- a CDS encoding XRE family transcriptional regulator: protein MYVSEWENGKRVISDRYAVILRRLLGVTDGELRSSAAAVQVLTADGYDDLLSRIDTAGSVGDSMVESFNAQTELLRTMDRQMGASGLVDQMAGHLAQLEETLNFAVLPHTRRPVALALTGAATLAAWQALDAGAVDRAWRHYELAKRAARDAEAPMYLAHAMGEQAYVLCDAGRPVLAVDLVRDAQRVLGRQGSPRLLAWLHATEAEVCARAGLLVDCRRALDAAAASIPGGAEDRDPDMLSIFLNGSHLERWRGNILAMVGDGDAVTELYGALERVDPTFVRAQAGLRCDLAQAHLARGEYDQVDTHLRAARLLASRTGSVRHRRRIDLLTQEL, encoded by the coding sequence GTGTATGTCTCTGAATGGGAGAACGGCAAGCGGGTGATCTCAGACCGCTACGCAGTGATCCTGCGACGCCTTCTCGGGGTTACGGACGGCGAGCTGAGGTCTTCCGCCGCGGCTGTGCAGGTGCTCACCGCAGACGGTTATGACGACTTGCTCAGTCGGATCGACACGGCGGGCAGCGTTGGCGACAGCATGGTGGAGTCCTTCAACGCGCAGACAGAGCTGCTACGAACGATGGACCGTCAGATGGGCGCATCTGGCCTTGTTGACCAGATGGCCGGGCACCTGGCCCAGCTTGAGGAAACGCTGAATTTCGCCGTCTTGCCGCACACGCGTCGGCCTGTGGCGCTTGCCTTGACTGGTGCAGCAACTTTGGCGGCGTGGCAGGCGTTAGACGCTGGAGCAGTGGATCGAGCATGGCGTCACTACGAGCTCGCGAAGAGGGCCGCGAGAGACGCAGAGGCCCCCATGTACCTGGCTCACGCGATGGGGGAGCAGGCGTACGTTCTGTGCGACGCCGGCCGCCCTGTCCTGGCCGTCGACCTCGTACGTGACGCACAGAGGGTTCTCGGCCGACAAGGCTCTCCCCGCCTACTGGCGTGGCTCCACGCAACAGAGGCCGAAGTGTGTGCCCGCGCAGGTCTGTTGGTGGATTGCAGACGAGCGCTCGACGCTGCCGCCGCGAGCATCCCGGGCGGAGCGGAGGACCGGGACCCGGACATGCTGAGCATCTTCCTGAACGGCTCGCACCTCGAACGGTGGCGTGGCAACATCCTTGCGATGGTGGGCGACGGCGACGCAGTTACCGAGCTGTACGGGGCTCTTGAACGCGTGGATCCGACATTCGTTCGGGCACAGGCAGGACTCCGATGCGACCTCGCGCAAGCTCACCTTGCGCGAGGTGAATACGACCAGGTCGACACGCACCTGCGGGCCGCGCGTCTGCTGGCCAGCCGCACGGGGTCTGTACGGCATCGCCGTCGTATCGATCTCCTCACGCAGGAGTTGTAG
- a CDS encoding DUF6284 family protein has protein sequence MKTIAALQTTVTAASLDFEPSAAELAAIEAEMPLIRAEVELLDAQIMTIDRPANEVDERRIRRAGRKVLAARRVLANAASQVPGVGA, from the coding sequence ATGAAGACCATCGCTGCACTTCAGACCACTGTTACGGCAGCCTCGCTTGACTTCGAGCCGTCGGCTGCCGAGCTGGCCGCGATCGAGGCCGAGATGCCGCTCATCCGGGCCGAGGTCGAGTTGCTGGACGCGCAGATCATGACCATCGACCGGCCGGCGAACGAGGTGGACGAGCGGCGGATTCGCCGGGCCGGCCGCAAGGTGCTGGCCGCTCGCCGCGTGCTGGCGAATGCCGCGTCGCAGGTTCCGGGGGTGGGGGCATGA
- a CDS encoding Pycsar system effector family protein produces MNTLTPQQALTAAHAEVKAEIARTDTKTGLLLAFVGALLAGAWTVAKDAPLNLPAYVVGGLGMGLLVAAAGLLLRSVRPNLRGRHGFPLWATLTAEQIPATLSGDLSADIAGLSRLAVTKFTGLRRAVDLTCAGGALLVLAALLTLGGAA; encoded by the coding sequence ATGAACACCCTCACTCCTCAGCAGGCTCTCACCGCCGCTCACGCGGAGGTAAAGGCCGAGATCGCACGGACCGACACCAAGACCGGGCTGCTCCTCGCGTTCGTCGGCGCGCTCCTGGCCGGTGCCTGGACCGTCGCCAAGGACGCCCCCCTGAACCTCCCCGCCTACGTGGTGGGCGGTCTGGGGATGGGGCTGCTGGTCGCGGCGGCCGGTCTGCTGCTGCGGTCGGTCCGCCCGAACCTTCGCGGCCGGCACGGCTTCCCGCTGTGGGCCACGCTCACCGCCGAGCAGATCCCCGCCACCCTGTCCGGCGACCTCAGCGCGGACATCGCGGGCCTGTCCCGCCTGGCGGTCACCAAGTTCACCGGCCTGCGCCGTGCGGTGGACCTGACCTGCGCGGGCGGCGCTCTGCTTGTCCTCGCCGCTCTCCTCACGCTCGGGGGTGCCGCATGA
- a CDS encoding protein spdB, which produces MNAKTVLPAVGMTAVSMVLTLAVVVMWLGTAMPWPVALVVGLGIDGGWLATLAYERRLAAQGDHSNVVTAVGWSFGLIATGVLITHALTAEESTGAWLAVAWLPIAAKALWLVHGLWERTALTGEALDAIQGIQQEARDEAAVARARLRSEAATEETRLMAVTQAGARVAHVQATTANALSRAWSTLETAREGEGTGRALTSVTTRVTPGVTPRWELPVWGPTEPVSAFELESAGALTDEALDAMVDQIRHSETPALSYREMATRFRAAGHSASEVRLRAAWKRMVA; this is translated from the coding sequence ATGAACGCCAAGACCGTTCTGCCCGCCGTCGGCATGACGGCGGTGTCCATGGTGCTCACTCTGGCCGTGGTCGTGATGTGGCTCGGCACGGCGATGCCGTGGCCCGTCGCCCTGGTCGTCGGTCTCGGGATCGACGGCGGCTGGCTGGCCACCCTCGCCTACGAACGCCGCCTGGCCGCGCAGGGCGACCACAGCAACGTGGTCACCGCCGTCGGCTGGTCCTTCGGGCTCATCGCGACCGGCGTACTGATCACCCACGCCCTCACCGCCGAAGAGTCCACCGGCGCGTGGCTGGCCGTCGCCTGGCTGCCCATCGCCGCCAAAGCCCTGTGGCTGGTCCACGGCCTGTGGGAGCGGACCGCGCTTACCGGTGAGGCCCTGGACGCGATCCAGGGCATCCAGCAGGAAGCCCGCGACGAAGCCGCCGTGGCCCGCGCCCGACTCCGGTCGGAAGCCGCCACGGAAGAGACCCGGCTGATGGCCGTGACGCAGGCTGGCGCCCGCGTCGCACACGTCCAGGCCACGACCGCCAACGCCTTGTCCCGGGCCTGGTCGACGCTGGAAACAGCGCGCGAGGGTGAGGGCACCGGACGGGCGCTGACCAGCGTGACGACCCGCGTCACACCCGGCGTCACACCCCGCTGGGAACTCCCCGTCTGGGGCCCCACCGAGCCCGTATCGGCGTTCGAGCTGGAGTCGGCCGGTGCCCTCACCGATGAGGCGCTGGACGCCATGGTCGACCAGATCCGACACAGCGAAACCCCCGCCCTCTCCTACCGCGAGATGGCCACCCGGTTCCGGGCGGCCGGCCACTCCGCGTCAGAGGTGCGGCTGCGGGCGGCGTGGAAGCGCATGGTCGCCTGA
- a CDS encoding RRQRL motif-containing zinc-binding protein produces MATLSEYRWRLAPDGYATRRQLRALGLRPGGQGVAAVVERPRRRREPLVAYLYRIDRAKPVRPMTPGRAAALEAAMRARRTCPNCLRDAGYCIPRSLGMCVTCADTPNV; encoded by the coding sequence ATGGCCACGCTCTCCGAATACCGGTGGCGCCTGGCCCCGGACGGATATGCGACACGCCGGCAGTTGCGGGCGCTGGGGCTGCGGCCCGGTGGGCAGGGCGTCGCCGCCGTGGTGGAGCGCCCCCGTCGCCGCCGCGAACCGCTGGTCGCCTACCTCTACCGCATCGACCGGGCCAAGCCCGTACGGCCCATGACCCCGGGCCGTGCCGCAGCGCTCGAAGCAGCGATGCGGGCTCGCCGTACCTGCCCGAACTGCCTTCGCGATGCCGGGTACTGCATCCCGCGTTCGCTCGGCATGTGCGTGACCTGCGCCGACACCCCCAACGTCTGA
- a CDS encoding DUF6251 family protein has translation MDPNLPAHRAVTVIQLQDGTYTYADPAHLPAPQAAPQQIVQHIHHAPPDRTVQRLALGSGVGAGAVAAGVYFGPLLVGVLTAIAANLAMLTFLAAVMVWGVVTVVRSVGGTDGKAAAGAVRKARGRR, from the coding sequence ATGGACCCCAACCTGCCCGCCCACCGGGCGGTCACCGTCATCCAGCTCCAGGACGGCACCTACACCTACGCCGACCCGGCCCACCTGCCCGCACCGCAGGCCGCGCCGCAGCAGATCGTCCAGCACATCCACCACGCCCCGCCCGACCGCACGGTCCAGCGCCTCGCGCTCGGCTCCGGTGTCGGCGCCGGAGCGGTCGCGGCCGGCGTCTACTTCGGCCCGCTCCTCGTCGGTGTCCTGACCGCCATCGCCGCGAACCTCGCGATGCTCACGTTCCTTGCCGCGGTCATGGTCTGGGGCGTCGTGACCGTCGTCAGGTCGGTTGGTGGCACGGACGGCAAGGCCGCAGCCGGTGCGGTGCGTAAGGCACGCGGGCGTCGCTGA
- a CDS encoding ParB/RepB/Spo0J family partition protein yields the protein MLFRGDMQTSFLNDRQIRPTEFRKWADAKRQFTHREKDRLKVEELTESIARKGLKKPIILGISDRYPDVYVADGHHRAIALMELGARSFPFHWYWIKSFGVRMEHGPFPFDVLTPANGRPVKKPSSWW from the coding sequence ATGCTGTTTCGAGGCGACATGCAGACGTCGTTCCTCAACGACCGGCAGATCAGGCCCACCGAGTTCCGCAAATGGGCTGACGCCAAGCGCCAGTTCACACACCGCGAAAAGGACCGGCTGAAGGTCGAAGAGCTGACGGAATCGATCGCCCGGAAGGGATTGAAGAAGCCGATCATCCTCGGCATCAGTGACCGCTACCCGGACGTGTACGTGGCCGACGGACATCACCGGGCCATCGCCTTGATGGAGCTGGGAGCTCGCTCGTTCCCCTTCCACTGGTACTGGATCAAGTCGTTCGGGGTCCGGATGGAACACGGCCCGTTCCCGTTCGACGTCCTCACGCCCGCCAACGGCCGTCCGGTCAAGAAGCCGTCGAGCTGGTGGTGA
- a CDS encoding FtsK/SpoIIIE domain-containing protein produces the protein MSNNVVHLFKTPPTTTPLDTPTPAPASVAVRPVRVWRRTGRAVVRAVRHERTTTAGRAVVRHGSYVIGGTRIVTRRAWDGRTGARYERMLRAAEAVGNYEAAGEWEERLHRFRTDRHRRRMDLLTAPEKVVKGAALGTAGGVGTLIVIGIALAIANKNPADVITPLKAFIDLIRLLVVIAAIVWGPLVAAAPWAALAGVWAVGRHRGAAPAWALPTATRGEDAGAPLTPSIVVTALRDLGVAPLRTAIKEMGDAGAAMLGPIRIAGCGVEVDVTLPSGVSTNEVQKRRRKLAENLARHEHEVFITIPQAARTVRLWVADSGALDEPIGPSPLTTDDTLTADYAKGRAPWGQDLRGDAAAMSLYQRHLLITGLSNQGKTVALRSLALWLALDKSVQFLMGDLKGVGDWAMFDGLATTLIQGPTDDHVIQVTEMVEGAVDEMNRRIQAPPGTKFPALVVLVDEAQVAFMCPVKDDEKRPYGGSKANSRYFMAVRKLHNQGRAVNVLMWQGTQDPTDQNLPKLVREGAHTRASLALGTESQARMALGDKAVDGGAAPNLLRPGLDRGTLVVASDGIVIPAGQASITVRTHYIDDDDARAITDRAKALRNGGVTTLHVIEQGEDRDALADIALVLKDASRLVTQDVLQRLTVLSNDTYSKWTFADLKRVLDGTGAEPYKSDGRMVVGRERVTRALTNRDTDGSASASQ, from the coding sequence ATGTCCAACAACGTCGTCCACCTGTTCAAAACCCCGCCCACCACCACCCCGCTCGACACCCCCACACCCGCACCGGCCTCTGTCGCGGTGCGGCCGGTGCGGGTGTGGCGGCGTACGGGCCGTGCCGTGGTCCGGGCGGTCCGGCATGAGCGCACTACGACCGCCGGCCGTGCGGTCGTGCGGCACGGTTCCTACGTCATCGGGGGCACCAGGATCGTGACCCGCCGGGCGTGGGACGGCCGTACCGGGGCCCGCTACGAACGGATGCTGCGGGCCGCCGAAGCCGTGGGCAACTACGAAGCCGCGGGCGAGTGGGAAGAGCGCCTGCACCGCTTCCGCACCGACCGGCACCGCCGCCGCATGGACCTGCTCACCGCCCCGGAGAAGGTCGTCAAGGGTGCGGCACTCGGCACGGCCGGCGGGGTCGGAACCCTGATCGTGATCGGGATCGCACTGGCCATAGCGAACAAGAACCCCGCCGACGTCATCACCCCGCTCAAAGCGTTCATCGACCTGATCCGCCTGCTCGTCGTCATCGCCGCCATCGTGTGGGGGCCGCTCGTCGCCGCCGCCCCCTGGGCGGCACTGGCCGGGGTCTGGGCCGTCGGCCGTCACCGTGGCGCCGCACCCGCATGGGCCCTGCCCACCGCAACCCGCGGCGAGGATGCCGGGGCGCCGCTCACCCCATCCATCGTCGTCACCGCCCTGCGAGACCTCGGAGTCGCCCCACTACGGACCGCCATCAAGGAGATGGGCGACGCCGGTGCGGCGATGCTCGGACCGATCCGGATCGCCGGATGCGGCGTCGAAGTCGACGTCACCCTGCCCTCCGGCGTCTCCACCAACGAGGTGCAGAAGCGGCGGCGCAAGCTCGCCGAGAACCTCGCCCGGCATGAGCACGAAGTGTTCATCACCATCCCCCAGGCAGCCCGAACCGTCCGGCTCTGGGTCGCCGACAGCGGCGCGCTCGATGAGCCGATCGGCCCGTCCCCGCTGACCACCGACGACACCCTGACCGCCGACTACGCCAAGGGCCGCGCCCCCTGGGGCCAGGACCTGCGCGGCGACGCGGCGGCCATGAGCCTGTATCAGCGCCACCTGCTCATCACCGGTCTGTCCAACCAGGGCAAGACCGTGGCGCTGCGCTCGCTGGCCCTGTGGCTGGCACTGGACAAGTCGGTGCAGTTCCTCATGGGTGACCTCAAGGGCGTCGGAGACTGGGCCATGTTCGACGGCTTGGCCACCACCCTGATCCAGGGACCGACCGACGACCACGTCATCCAGGTGACCGAGATGGTCGAAGGCGCGGTGGACGAGATGAACCGCCGCATCCAGGCACCCCCGGGCACCAAGTTCCCCGCCCTGGTCGTCCTGGTCGATGAAGCGCAGGTCGCGTTCATGTGCCCGGTCAAGGACGACGAGAAGCGCCCGTACGGCGGCTCGAAGGCCAACTCCCGGTACTTCATGGCCGTGCGCAAGCTCCACAACCAGGGGCGCGCGGTCAACGTCCTGATGTGGCAGGGCACCCAGGACCCCACCGACCAGAACCTCCCCAAGCTCGTCCGCGAAGGCGCCCACACCCGCGCCTCACTCGCCCTGGGCACCGAATCCCAGGCCCGCATGGCACTGGGAGACAAGGCAGTCGACGGCGGCGCCGCACCGAACCTGCTGCGCCCCGGACTGGACCGGGGAACCCTCGTCGTCGCCTCCGACGGCATCGTCATCCCGGCCGGCCAGGCGTCCATCACCGTGCGCACGCACTACATCGACGACGACGACGCCCGAGCCATCACCGACCGCGCCAAGGCACTGCGCAACGGCGGGGTCACCACGTTGCACGTCATCGAGCAGGGCGAGGACCGGGACGCGCTCGCGGACATCGCTCTTGTGCTCAAGGACGCGTCGCGTCTCGTCACCCAGGACGTGCTGCAGCGCCTCACCGTGCTGAGCAACGACACCTACAGCAAGTGGACGTTCGCCGACCTCAAGCGCGTGCTGGACGGCACCGGGGCCGAGCCCTACAAGTCCGACGGGCGCATGGTCGTCGGCCGCGAACGCGTCACCCGCGCCCTCACCAACCGCGACACCGACGGTTCCGCTTCCGCCTCCCAGTAG
- a CDS encoding DNA cytosine methyltransferase, translated as MTHLSTVPPDGGNISLCTGSGALDQAVHAVTGLPTVMVGEKDPAASRLLAARLPHVPNLGDIKAVDWVALAATRPRPAALTAGFPCQDISNAGPRGGIAGDRSGLWKTIAQAVRHLRPRLVFLENVAALRSRGLDVVAADLAAIGYDARWMCLRAGDPEVGACHRRDRWFAVAYPAAEDPHLTVGAQRRPTAPGQAQGRRARAHAGGRSGVLASPGEHLRLLPTPAAADGTGGPGLSDKRQGGMNLRTAVTLLPTPAARDWKSGASNLIGTNSRPLNEVIVNLLPTPKASDGPHGGPNQPDTAGHYYLPGQAVRLDGQWVATNGTDYGPAIRRWEQVLGRPAPEPTEPGTKNNRRLSPAFVEWMMGADPGWVTGTDLGLSRSDQLKILGNGVVIHQAHTAYRTLLAVEAAEPAPLAPSQLALDIA; from the coding sequence ATGACGCATCTGTCCACCGTGCCGCCGGACGGCGGCAACATCAGTTTGTGCACCGGGTCCGGGGCGCTGGACCAGGCCGTGCACGCCGTCACGGGTCTGCCCACGGTCATGGTCGGTGAGAAGGACCCGGCCGCTTCCCGGCTGCTCGCCGCCCGGCTGCCGCACGTCCCCAACCTGGGGGACATCAAGGCCGTCGACTGGGTGGCCCTGGCCGCGACGCGGCCCCGGCCGGCGGCATTGACCGCCGGGTTTCCCTGCCAGGACATTTCCAACGCCGGACCTAGGGGAGGAATCGCCGGTGACCGCTCAGGACTCTGGAAAACCATCGCCCAAGCCGTTCGCCACCTTCGACCCCGACTCGTCTTCCTGGAAAACGTCGCAGCCCTCCGCAGCCGGGGACTCGACGTCGTCGCCGCCGACCTGGCCGCGATCGGGTACGACGCGCGGTGGATGTGCCTACGCGCTGGAGATCCCGAAGTCGGAGCCTGCCACCGACGCGACCGCTGGTTCGCCGTCGCGTATCCCGCTGCTGAAGACCCCCACCTCACAGTTGGGGCGCAACGGCGGCCCACAGCACCCGGACAAGCGCAAGGCAGGCGGGCACGGGCCCACGCTGGAGGACGAAGTGGTGTTCTTGCTTCCCCCGGCGAACACCTGAGGCTGCTGCCCACACCGGCCGCCGCCGACGGAACCGGGGGCCCCGGCCTCTCGGACAAACGGCAGGGCGGAATGAACCTGCGCACCGCCGTCACCCTCCTGCCCACCCCCGCGGCCCGCGACTGGAAATCCGGCGCCTCCAACCTGATCGGCACCAACTCCCGCCCCCTCAACGAAGTCATCGTCAACCTGCTGCCCACCCCGAAGGCATCCGACGGACCGCACGGCGGACCCAACCAGCCCGACACCGCCGGGCACTACTACCTCCCCGGCCAGGCCGTGCGACTGGACGGGCAGTGGGTGGCGACCAACGGCACCGACTACGGACCCGCCATCCGCCGCTGGGAACAGGTCCTGGGCCGCCCCGCACCCGAGCCCACCGAACCCGGCACCAAGAACAACCGGCGCCTGTCCCCGGCGTTCGTGGAATGGATGATGGGCGCCGACCCCGGCTGGGTGACCGGCACGGACCTGGGACTCTCCCGCTCCGACCAGCTCAAGATCCTCGGCAACGGCGTCGTCATCCACCAGGCCCACACCGCATACCGCACCCTCCTCGCCGTGGAAGCAGCCGAGCCCGCGCCCCTCGCGCCCTCACAGCTCGCGCTCGACATCGCCTGA
- a CDS encoding bifunctional DNA primase/polymerase, protein MTHERNTPLLDAALRAAERGWHVFPLRPGDKRPALHGETACTGLGDCAGGHRKWEDRATTDPDRIRRAWADRPYNIGIATGPSGLVVVDLDMPKPNSSTDTPSGVTTFQALCERADQAVPATYRTRTPSGGHHRYFTAPPGIRLTNSAGRLGKLIDTRAHGGYVVAAGSLTPTGAYTVTDPTPPAPLPEWLYTLLMPPQASRALMAAPSPHRASRYAAAALKAERAAVAAAGEGVRNWTLVRAARALGRFVASGDLSRSEVEEALNWGGLAAGLRESECRAAITSALNWSIANNPTGRTA, encoded by the coding sequence ATGACCCACGAACGCAACACCCCGCTGCTCGATGCGGCGTTACGAGCAGCCGAACGCGGCTGGCACGTCTTCCCGCTCCGCCCCGGCGACAAGCGCCCCGCCCTCCACGGCGAGACCGCCTGCACCGGTCTCGGGGACTGCGCCGGCGGACACCGCAAATGGGAGGACCGGGCCACCACCGACCCGGACCGCATCCGGCGGGCATGGGCCGACCGGCCGTACAACATCGGGATCGCCACGGGCCCGTCCGGGCTGGTCGTCGTCGACCTCGACATGCCCAAGCCCAACAGCAGCACAGACACGCCTTCCGGCGTGACGACCTTCCAAGCGCTCTGCGAGCGCGCCGACCAGGCCGTCCCCGCCACCTACCGGACCCGGACCCCGAGCGGCGGACACCACCGCTACTTCACCGCCCCACCCGGCATCCGGCTCACGAACAGTGCGGGAAGGCTCGGCAAGCTCATCGACACCCGCGCCCACGGCGGATACGTCGTCGCCGCCGGAAGCCTCACCCCCACGGGCGCCTACACCGTCACCGACCCCACACCGCCCGCCCCGCTCCCGGAATGGCTGTACACCCTCCTGATGCCCCCTCAGGCATCGCGGGCATTGATGGCCGCGCCCTCGCCGCACCGGGCGTCCAGGTACGCCGCAGCCGCGCTCAAGGCCGAACGCGCCGCAGTGGCCGCCGCCGGGGAGGGCGTGCGGAACTGGACGCTGGTCCGGGCCGCCCGCGCTCTGGGGCGGTTCGTCGCGTCCGGCGACCTCAGCCGCAGTGAGGTCGAGGAGGCTCTTAATTGGGGCGGATTGGCGGCCGGCCTGCGCGAATCCGAGTGCAGGGCTGCCATCACCAGCGCACTGAACTGGTCCATCGCCAACAACCCCACGGGCAGGACCGCATGA
- a CDS encoding DUF3631 domain-containing protein, which produces MNATPTAPLIDGSALLDAVETFHRRFNAFPTEAAYVAVALWDAHTHLLDCFDSTPRLAFLSPEPGSGKTRALEVISTLVPHPMHAVNASPAALFRAVADEAGRPTILFDEIDTVFGPKAKDNEDLRGLLNAGHRKSGVSYRCVGDGGTQTVVAFPSYCAVAMGGLGSLPDTILARSVIIRMRRRARNERVEPFRARIHEPQGHALRDQLTTWAEQVRPRVDGAFPDMPEGITDRPADVWEPLLAVADAAGGTWPDRARQACVDLVTAVNEDDRASLGVKLLTDLRDHVFPGEDTVSTIEILHLLNAMEESPWGDLDGRPLNARTLSKTLKEYVTAKSKPISPRPLRIGGQIVKGYHRDDLTDAWNRYCPPPPESSVTSVTPLPMGS; this is translated from the coding sequence ATGAACGCGACACCGACCGCCCCGCTCATCGACGGCTCCGCCCTGCTCGATGCAGTGGAGACGTTCCACCGCCGGTTCAACGCCTTCCCGACCGAGGCGGCCTACGTCGCCGTCGCGTTGTGGGACGCACACACGCACCTGCTCGACTGCTTCGACTCCACTCCGCGGCTCGCCTTCCTCTCCCCTGAGCCCGGCAGCGGAAAGACCCGGGCACTGGAAGTCATCAGCACCCTGGTACCCCACCCCATGCACGCCGTGAACGCCTCACCCGCCGCACTCTTCCGAGCGGTGGCCGACGAGGCCGGACGGCCCACGATTCTCTTCGACGAGATCGACACCGTCTTTGGGCCCAAGGCCAAGGACAACGAGGATCTGCGCGGACTGCTGAACGCCGGTCACCGCAAGAGCGGCGTCTCCTACCGGTGCGTTGGCGACGGCGGCACACAGACGGTCGTTGCCTTCCCCTCGTACTGCGCCGTCGCCATGGGCGGGCTCGGCTCGCTGCCAGACACGATCCTGGCCCGTTCCGTCATCATCCGAATGCGGCGCCGCGCCCGTAACGAGCGAGTGGAACCCTTCCGGGCCCGCATCCACGAACCACAGGGCCACGCCTTGCGCGACCAGCTCACCACCTGGGCCGAGCAGGTCCGGCCCCGCGTCGACGGCGCCTTCCCCGACATGCCCGAGGGCATCACGGACCGGCCCGCAGACGTCTGGGAACCACTGCTCGCCGTGGCCGACGCGGCCGGCGGAACCTGGCCCGACCGGGCCCGGCAAGCCTGCGTCGATCTCGTCACCGCCGTGAACGAGGACGACCGCGCCTCGCTCGGAGTCAAGCTCCTCACCGACCTGCGCGACCACGTCTTCCCCGGCGAGGACACCGTCTCCACCATCGAAATCCTGCACCTGCTCAACGCCATGGAGGAATCGCCCTGGGGCGACCTCGACGGCCGCCCGCTCAACGCCCGCACCCTCTCCAAGACCCTCAAGGAATACGTCACCGCCAAGAGCAAGCCCATCTCTCCCCGGCCACTGCGCATCGGCGGACAGATCGTCAAGGGCTACCACCGCGACGACCTCACAGACGCCTGGAACCGCTACTGCCCCCCGCCCCCGGAATCCTCGGTTACATCGGTTACACCCCTCCCGATGGGCTCCTGA
- a CDS encoding helix-turn-helix transcriptional regulator, producing the protein MARPQMLKLPEVLVELGMSRAAFYRMRARGLAPKLIKLPNKQIRVRRADLDAWLSQYEQTAA; encoded by the coding sequence GTGGCACGCCCTCAGATGCTCAAACTCCCCGAAGTTCTCGTCGAACTCGGCATGAGCCGCGCCGCCTTCTACCGCATGCGCGCCCGTGGCCTCGCACCCAAGCTCATCAAGCTGCCCAACAAGCAGATCCGCGTCCGCCGTGCCGACCTGGACGCCTGGCTGAGCCAGTACGAGCAGACCGCCGCCTGA